The nucleotide sequence CGGGAGGATGGCAGTCTATGTCAAGGTTGACTTCCGCTCTTAACCCTATGAAAGATGCCATGCTAAGCTTTCAGTATATATCGCATCGGGTTTTGAGGTGGAGTGTCGTTCCTTTGCTTTTATTTCTGATCTTTCCTATAAACATATACTTGTTTGTGGCGTCAAATGAGCTGTTGTACCAAGTTTTGTTTTATGGGCAGTGTACCTTTTATATTATGGCTATGATGGGGTGGTATTTGAAAAACAGGGAAATCAGCAGTAAGCTCCTGTTTGTGCCTTTTTATTTCTTCATAATGAATTATGCGGTTTTTATGGGGTTCTTTAGATTTATCAGCAAAAAACAAGCAGCAGCTTGGGAACGGGCGCAAAGAAGTCCTGTTACTTAATAATTTACAAGTTTTCTATATATTGCGATAGGCGCATTGGCAACTAACTGTCAATGCGTTTTTTTTGTTTTATGGGTATGAACTGAAGTAGTTTTCTTGAAATATTTCAAGAAAAAATTGTTGTTAGGAATACAATGTGTAAGAATAAAGTAATATTTTTAGTGATATTAATGCAAATGTAAGCAAAAAAGTCAGTAAAAAATTATATTTCGTATTTAAAAATTTATAATATTGGGAAAACAAAAACGAATACGAAAAGTTTAAGTGAATGTTTCATAATCTTTCCTAAATTAATCGCCTATGTAAAAAGATTTCATTTTTGAACTTTTTCCGAAAAGCTGCTTTTGCGGAAGCTTTTTTTTGATTAGGGTAAAAAGTTTAATTAATATCTTTTCGATGATTTTGTCCTGCATTAGGCAGGTGTGTCCGGTGTTGCCGGATATTTGCATTTTATGCAAAAGTTGAAGTTTTAAGTTTAACCTAAAAATTTTTCCATGATTAACAATTACAGAAGTAAAGCCATTAATCGACTGCTTCTGAGCATGGTGTTCCTTTTGAGCACTTTCTTGGTTAAAGCTCAGACGCCGGTAGACCTTAATGGTAAGCTAAAATTAGTTGGCAATCAGCTGAGCAGTGAGTGTGGAAACCCTGTTCAGTTGAGGGGTATGAGTACCCACGGGCCGCAGTGGTATGGCCACTGTGTGACCGAAGAAGCCTTAGATGTCATGCAAAATGACTGGAATGCTAGCATATTCCGTCTTGCCATGTATGTTGAATCCGGAGGTTATTTAGAAGATCCTGAATATTGGAGAAACTGGATTGACCGTTGGGTGGACGAAACAGGAAAGCGTGGTATGTATTGCATGATTGACTGGCATATCTTGTCTGATGGTAACCCATTGACTAATCTAGAACCTGCCAAAGAATTCTGGGAGTACATGTCTTCTAAGCATGCAGGCAAAGATCACGTGCTTTATGAAATTTGTAATGAACCTAACGGCCCTGGCGGGTCTTGGGAGAACACTAAAGCCTACGCTGAAGAAATTATACCTATTATTAGGGCTAATGACCCAGAAACAGTTATTATGGTGGGTACGCCAAACTGGAGCGGAACCCCTTGGGATGTGTTAGGCAACGAATTGGAAGGAGATCTTGCACACAATGTTATGTACTCTTTCCATTTTTATGCTGGTACACACGGCGACCGTTTAGGTGACCTGACAAATACATTGAGCCAAATCCCTATTTTTGCTACAGAATGGGGCGTGAGTGCTGCTTCTGGTGATGGTGGCTTCAACGAAGAAGTTACTAATGCTTATATGGATGTGTTCAATGGTAATAACCCTGACGGTGTTACTGTTAGCTGGTGTAACTGGAGCTGGACGCATAAAGATGAGACATCCGCTGCTTTGTCACCTGGATCTTGTGACAATAATGACTATAGCAACTTAACCGCTTCTGGAGAGCTTGTGCAACGTCACATGAAAAATCCAGAAGATAATTTTATCCCTTGCTCTCCTGAGCCAAATATCCATACCCAACCTTCCGCTCAAATAGTGAGAATAGGCGAAACAGCTACTTTCTCAGTTTCTGCTTCTGGTGAGAGCTTAAGCTATCAGTGGAGAAAAGATGGAGAGGATATTTCTGGGGCTACTAATAGTACTCTGACTATTGAAAATGTAAGTGAGTCTGACTTAGGTTCGTATACAGTTGTTGTTTCTAACAGCTATGACACCATTGAAAGTGAAGCTGCACAATTGAGGGAATGGCAAGAAGGCCCATATCACGGGACACCTACATTGCTTCCAGGACGTGTGCAAGCTCAAGACTATGATATTGGAGGTCAGGATGTTTCTTACTATGACAATACAGAAGGTAACCAAGGTGGTGCCTACAGAGATGATGATGTCGATATAGAAAGAACTTTAGACTCTGAAGGTGGCTACCATGTAGGTTGGATTGAAGAAGGTGAGTGGCTTACTTATACTGTAGAGGTTGAAAAGAGCGGTATTTATAACTTTAGCTTTAGGTTGGCTTCTGATTTTAGTGACAGAAACTTTACTGTTTCATTTGATGATGAAGAAGCTTTTTCTGTTGATGTTCCTAATACAGGTGGATGGCAACAGTTTGAAACAGTTACTGTAGAAGGTGTAGAACTTTCGGCAGGTACACAAGTACTGCGATTGGATATGACTTCTAGTGGTTTTAATCTCAATTACTTTGACGCAGAACTTGTAGAAGAGAATGATGAAGACCCTATCAATGTTGCTCCTGAAGTAGCTATTACTGGCCCTGAAAATAATGCAGCATTTGATGCTGGCGATAATATCACTATTACGGCTGATGCTTCTGATAGTGATGGTGAGGTCGTTTTAGTAGAATTCTTCAACGGAGATGAAAAGTTGGGAGAAACTTCTTCTGCCCCATATTCATTTACTTGGGAGAATGTTGAAGAAGGGACATATACATTGACTGCCGTAGCCCATGATAATGATGGTGCAAGCACTACTTCTGATGAAGTTACTGTGGTAGTTAACCGTGTAAACGTTGCTCCTGAAGTTGCGATTGTATCTCCTGAAGATAATGCAGAGTTTGAAGCTGGAACTAATATTGAAATTACAGCAGAAGCTTCTGATAGTGATGGAGAGGTTGTGCTGGCAGAATTCTTTAGCAATGGAGATAAAATTGGTGAAGCTGATGCAGAGCCGTTTACAGTTACATGGGAAGGTGTAGAAGAAGGTGGTTTTGAACTTACTGCTGTAGCTCATGATAATGATGGAGCTGAAACTACTTCTGATGTTATTTATGTAGTTGTTAACGCGGCACCAGTTAATGAAGCGCCAGAAGTAAGCATCACTTCTCCTGAAGAGGGGGCTATGTTTGCCTTGGGCGATGATATAGTAATTACAGCTGAAGCTAGCGATAGCGATGGCTATGTAGACTATGTAGAGTTTTATAATGGTAATGAAAGACTAGGTGTAGTTCAAAATGCTCCTTTTGTGTATACCTGGAGCAATGCACCGGCTGGTATGTATAACCTCATTGCCATTGCTTATGATAATGATGGAGCGTCAACAGATTCAGAGCCTGTTGCTATCAGTGTAGTTGCTGATGGAGGAGGAAATGATGATGATGATGATGATGATGATCCGGAGGAACCTGAAAATATTGCACCTGAGGTATCTATTGTATCACCGGCTTCTGGTGATGAATTTACAGAAGGAGATGATATTACTGTTGAAGTAAATGCTACAGATGAAGATGGAGAGGTTGTTTTGGTTGAGCTTTTCAATGGAGATGAACTTGTTGCAGAATTGACTGAGGCTCCTTTTGTCTTTACTTTGGAGAATGTAGAAGAAGGTACATATACTTTAGCGGCAGTTGCGCATGACAACGACGGTGACTACACTACTTCTGATGCTGTTACTGTATCTGTGGTAGCTGAAGAAGAAGAACCGGAACCAGAGAATGTCGCACCTGAGGTCTCAATTGTATCTCCAGCTTCTGGCGATGAATTTACAGAAGGAGATGATGTTACTGTTGAGGTAAATGCTACAGATGAGGATGGCGAGGTTGTCTTAGTTGAGCTTTTCAATGGAGATGAACTTGTTGCAGAATTGACTGAGGCTCCTTTTGTCTTTACTTTAGAGAATGTAGAAGAAGGTACTTATACATTGACTGCTGTTGCGCATGACAATGATGGTGCTTATACTACATCTGATGCAGTAGCAATTTCAGTAATTGCTGAAGAAGAAGAGGACGATGATGAAAATATCGCTCCTGAGGTAGCTATTACATCTCCAGTTTCTGGCGATGAGTTCATGGCAGGCGATACTGTAACGGTAGAAATCAACGCTACAGATGAAGATGGAGAAGTGGTTCGCGTTGAATTGTTTAACGGCGATGAGCTTGTTGCGGAATTAACTGAAGAGCCATTTGTTTATACTTGGTATTCTATAGAAGAGGGCGACTATGTATTAACAGCAGTTGCATATGACAATGAAGATGCTTCTACTACTTCTGAAGAAGTGGCATTTAGTGTCGTTGCAGAAGAGGATGAGGAAGATCCTGCTGTACGTCCTGAAGTGGCAATTGTTAGCCCTGAGCATGATCATGAAGTTGAAGCTGGTTCTCCACTTGTCATTGAAGCTGAAGCCTCTGTTAGTGGAGGTGCTATAGATAGAGTTGAATTCTTCTATGGTGACCGCTTAATCGGTGTTGCATACGATGCTCCTTATTCTGTTACTTGGGAGCGTGTTCCTGCTGGCCGTCATGGATTAACAGCAGTTGCATATGACATGGACAGTGTGTCTACAGTGTCTGCTGATATCTGGATTGATGGTGTTCAAACACTTGAAGAAGGTCCTTACGGAGGTATTGCTCATGTAATTCCTGGTACTATAGAAGCTCAAGATTATGATCTTGGAGGAAACGGTGTCGGTTATTATGACCTATCTGAAGGAAACCAAGGTGGTGCTTATAGAAATGATGATGTAGATATCGGATTTAATCCTGAAACTAATATCTATTCTGTTGGATGGGTTGAAGATGGTGAATGGTTGAATTATACAGTAAATGTTGAGTCTTCTGGAGTGTATGACTTCTATTTTAGTGTCTCTACAGATCAGGACGATACACGTTTCGGAATTCTTCTGAACGATGAAACACTTATAGAAAGTGTAACTATCCCTAATACAGGAGGGTGGAACAACTGGGAAAGAGTTAGAGTTAGAGGTGTAGAACTAGAAGCTGGTGAGCATGTACTACAGTTCTTGGTACAGAGCAGTGCTTTCAACTTTAATTACATTGAGGTGAAAGATGGTTCAGATACTGAGCCAAATATTGCTCCTGAGGTTTCTCTTACAAGACCTTCTGACGATGCTGTATTTAACCCAGATGTAAATATCAACCTGCAAGCCGAAGCTTCTGACAGCGATGGTTATGTGTCTAGGGTTCTATTTATGGTAGATGGTGAAGAAGTAGGAGAGACTACTGAAGAGCCTTATACCTTTACATGGGAAAATGTGCCGGCAGGTGTGTATGAAATTACAGCAGTAGCTATCGATAATGAATCTGCCAGCACTACATCTGAAGCAGTTACCATCACTGTACTTGAAGAAGCAACTTCTCTACCATTTGGTGGATCTGCTCATTTGATCCCTGGTAGAATAGAAGCTGAAGATTATGACGAAGGTGGTCAAGGTGTTTCTTATTACGATGGTACTGAAGGAAACCAAGGCGGTGCTTATAGAAATGACAACGTAGATATTGGTTATAATCCTGAAAACGATATTACTTCTGTTGGATGGATTGAAGACGGGGAGTGGCTAAACTATACAGTTAATGTGGATTCTGCTGGTTTGTATGATTTCACATTCAATGTAGCTACTGAGTTTGAAGGAAGAGGTTTTGCAGTTTCTATGGATGGTGAAGAGGTTATTTCTAACGCAGTTGTACCTAACACTAGTGGATGGAACAACTGGACTACT is from Cytophagaceae bacterium ABcell3 and encodes:
- a CDS encoding Ig-like domain-containing protein; translated protein: MINNYRSKAINRLLLSMVFLLSTFLVKAQTPVDLNGKLKLVGNQLSSECGNPVQLRGMSTHGPQWYGHCVTEEALDVMQNDWNASIFRLAMYVESGGYLEDPEYWRNWIDRWVDETGKRGMYCMIDWHILSDGNPLTNLEPAKEFWEYMSSKHAGKDHVLYEICNEPNGPGGSWENTKAYAEEIIPIIRANDPETVIMVGTPNWSGTPWDVLGNELEGDLAHNVMYSFHFYAGTHGDRLGDLTNTLSQIPIFATEWGVSAASGDGGFNEEVTNAYMDVFNGNNPDGVTVSWCNWSWTHKDETSAALSPGSCDNNDYSNLTASGELVQRHMKNPEDNFIPCSPEPNIHTQPSAQIVRIGETATFSVSASGESLSYQWRKDGEDISGATNSTLTIENVSESDLGSYTVVVSNSYDTIESEAAQLREWQEGPYHGTPTLLPGRVQAQDYDIGGQDVSYYDNTEGNQGGAYRDDDVDIERTLDSEGGYHVGWIEEGEWLTYTVEVEKSGIYNFSFRLASDFSDRNFTVSFDDEEAFSVDVPNTGGWQQFETVTVEGVELSAGTQVLRLDMTSSGFNLNYFDAELVEENDEDPINVAPEVAITGPENNAAFDAGDNITITADASDSDGEVVLVEFFNGDEKLGETSSAPYSFTWENVEEGTYTLTAVAHDNDGASTTSDEVTVVVNRVNVAPEVAIVSPEDNAEFEAGTNIEITAEASDSDGEVVLAEFFSNGDKIGEADAEPFTVTWEGVEEGGFELTAVAHDNDGAETTSDVIYVVVNAAPVNEAPEVSITSPEEGAMFALGDDIVITAEASDSDGYVDYVEFYNGNERLGVVQNAPFVYTWSNAPAGMYNLIAIAYDNDGASTDSEPVAISVVADGGGNDDDDDDDDPEEPENIAPEVSIVSPASGDEFTEGDDITVEVNATDEDGEVVLVELFNGDELVAELTEAPFVFTLENVEEGTYTLAAVAHDNDGDYTTSDAVTVSVVAEEEEPEPENVAPEVSIVSPASGDEFTEGDDVTVEVNATDEDGEVVLVELFNGDELVAELTEAPFVFTLENVEEGTYTLTAVAHDNDGAYTTSDAVAISVIAEEEEDDDENIAPEVAITSPVSGDEFMAGDTVTVEINATDEDGEVVRVELFNGDELVAELTEEPFVYTWYSIEEGDYVLTAVAYDNEDASTTSEEVAFSVVAEEDEEDPAVRPEVAIVSPEHDHEVEAGSPLVIEAEASVSGGAIDRVEFFYGDRLIGVAYDAPYSVTWERVPAGRHGLTAVAYDMDSVSTVSADIWIDGVQTLEEGPYGGIAHVIPGTIEAQDYDLGGNGVGYYDLSEGNQGGAYRNDDVDIGFNPETNIYSVGWVEDGEWLNYTVNVESSGVYDFYFSVSTDQDDTRFGILLNDETLIESVTIPNTGGWNNWERVRVRGVELEAGEHVLQFLVQSSAFNFNYIEVKDGSDTEPNIAPEVSLTRPSDDAVFNPDVNINLQAEASDSDGYVSRVLFMVDGEEVGETTEEPYTFTWENVPAGVYEITAVAIDNESASTTSEAVTITVLEEATSLPFGGSAHLIPGRIEAEDYDEGGQGVSYYDGTEGNQGGAYRNDNVDIGYNPENDITSVGWIEDGEWLNYTVNVDSAGLYDFTFNVATEFEGRGFAVSMDGEEVISNAVVPNTSGWNNWTTMTIRGVELEAGEQVMQIYMHGGEFNLDYIQITDGSETLPNIPPTVSIVRPSGSATFNPGSTVEVEAEALDVDGFIFNVEFFVDGDRVGVADAEPYVFTIEDLEPGTYEVTARARDNEGATTTSEAVTIEIRESPVSLPFGGVAHTIPGVIEAQDYDEGGQEVAYYDRSRGNMGGAYRQDNVDIGFNAETGIYSVGWTEDMEWLNYTVNVDSSGVYDFIFRVATPVSGMALAIDMDDNIIIDRVEVPNTGDWNAWDEVIVRGVELTEGEQVMRLTFIGGDVNINNMEVVPSDGTVDDDDDEDPIDEDPTDPTDPSECVLNETPSESDWIVRNDWSDQYSGSFVSNDGDELLFTQRAWGRQYAWLIETGKSFSVEEGEEFTITFDARTGDNVPATSVQVGLALGAMWDRPDLLQAAYEVKESVTGEYATYSVTFVADKSGEVNLALRFDWGAQQNSQVEIGLRNVEICGAGGYEKMAKVSVEEDIDVYPNPVVDVAKADIKSDAEVTVVSMNGQVVYGPVQHNGMSLLDIDLSQVPTGIYILSAKTSDGVKTKKLIKR